From a single Thermoleophilaceae bacterium genomic region:
- the rlmB gene encoding 23S rRNA (guanosine(2251)-2'-O)-methyltransferase RlmB, which translates to MIVYGRNPVREALRGRRSVKRVWATANGAREEWLAGVEVQRVDDDELERLCGSPDHQGLCADAGHYPYGDAAELLGDEQALVVCLDQIQDPRNLGAICRVAECAGAAGVVIPERRSAEVTPVVCKASAGAVEHLPVARVRNIADWLGEAKRAGAWVYGASADGVPYAQPDYRGRVVLVLGSEGRGLRPRVSDACDELVALPLRGRIESLNVSAAAAALVYGVLQFRAQAT; encoded by the coding sequence GTGATCGTCTACGGCCGCAACCCGGTGCGGGAGGCGCTGCGCGGGCGCCGCAGCGTGAAGCGCGTTTGGGCGACGGCGAATGGGGCCCGCGAGGAATGGCTGGCGGGTGTGGAGGTCCAGCGCGTCGACGATGACGAGCTCGAGCGTCTGTGCGGATCGCCCGACCATCAGGGCCTCTGTGCGGACGCCGGCCACTATCCCTATGGCGATGCCGCCGAGCTGCTAGGCGATGAGCAGGCGCTTGTGGTCTGCCTCGACCAGATCCAGGACCCCCGCAACCTGGGCGCCATATGCCGCGTGGCCGAATGCGCCGGTGCCGCGGGCGTGGTGATACCCGAGCGGCGCTCTGCGGAGGTCACCCCGGTGGTGTGCAAGGCGTCCGCGGGCGCGGTGGAGCACCTTCCCGTGGCGCGCGTGAGGAACATCGCTGACTGGCTCGGCGAGGCGAAGCGGGCGGGGGCGTGGGTCTACGGCGCCTCGGCCGATGGCGTGCCGTACGCGCAGCCGGACTACCGCGGCCGGGTGGTGCTGGTGCTCGGATCCGAGGGCCGCGGGCTGCGGCCACGGGTCTCCGACGCCTGTGACGAGCTCGTGGCGCTGCCCCTGCGCGGCCGGATCGAGTCGCTCAACGTGTCGGCAGCCGCGGCGGCGCTTGTTTATGGCGTCCTGCAATTTCGCGCCCAGGCCACTTGA
- the sigH gene encoding RNA polymerase sporulation sigma factor SigH, giving the protein MAISTSPARPLSSARNSQPEVQVDDHYLIALAKQGRADAYDRIVRRYYGFVRLKASSYFLIGGDSDDLIQEGLVGLYKAVRDYRSDRESSFRNFAELCITRQIITAVKTATRNKHTPLNQYVSFSQTPAAPGDSEPTLDEVLPGPTAHDPVNQVISSEELRSLVACLSSVLSELESSVLSLYLDGHSYEAIAERLVCDTKTVDNALQRVKRKVGAHLASRNVPL; this is encoded by the coding sequence GTGGCTATCTCGACCTCGCCTGCGCGGCCGCTGTCATCGGCCCGAAACTCTCAACCTGAAGTTCAGGTTGATGATCACTACCTGATCGCCCTCGCGAAGCAGGGCAGGGCCGACGCTTATGACCGGATCGTGCGGCGCTACTACGGCTTCGTGCGGCTGAAGGCGTCGTCGTACTTCCTGATCGGTGGCGACTCCGACGACCTCATCCAGGAGGGCCTGGTCGGCCTCTACAAGGCCGTGCGCGACTACCGCAGCGATCGCGAGTCGAGCTTCCGCAACTTCGCCGAGCTCTGCATCACCCGCCAGATCATCACCGCGGTCAAGACGGCCACGCGGAACAAGCACACCCCGCTCAACCAGTACGTGTCGTTCTCGCAGACACCGGCCGCGCCGGGCGACAGCGAGCCGACTCTGGACGAGGTTCTCCCCGGGCCGACCGCGCACGACCCCGTGAACCAGGTGATCAGCTCTGAGGAGCTGCGCAGCCTCGTGGCCTGCCTCTCGAGCGTGCTGTCCGAGCTCGAGAGCTCCGTGCTCTCGCTCTATCTCGACGGCCATTCCTATGAGGCCATCGCCGAGCGGCTCGTGTGCGACACGAAGACGGTGGACAACGCCCTCCAGCGCGTGAAGCGCAAGGTCGGCGCGCACCTGGCGTCGCGGAACGTGCCGCTCTAG
- a CDS encoding GNAT family N-acetyltransferase translates to MTEIAISRVAESDLEELLPLMRAYCDFYKVSPSDDALLALSRALIADPAREGVQLIARDRDGRAIGFATVYWTWSTTDAARLGVMNDLFVSESARGSGAADALIDACRRECAERGARRLSWQTALDNHRAQAVYDRVGGTREQWLDYWLYA, encoded by the coding sequence GTGACTGAGATCGCGATCAGCCGGGTGGCGGAGAGCGACCTCGAGGAGCTCCTTCCGCTGATGCGCGCCTACTGCGACTTCTACAAAGTCAGTCCGAGCGACGACGCTCTGCTCGCGCTGTCGCGCGCGCTGATCGCCGATCCGGCACGCGAGGGCGTGCAGCTCATAGCGCGGGACAGGGACGGCCGTGCGATCGGCTTCGCCACCGTCTACTGGACGTGGTCCACCACCGACGCCGCCCGGCTCGGTGTGATGAACGACCTGTTCGTATCCGAGTCCGCGCGCGGCAGCGGCGCGGCCGACGCCCTGATCGACGCGTGCCGGCGCGAATGCGCCGAGCGCGGCGCCAGGCGACTCAGCTGGCAGACCGCGCTCGACAACCACCGCGCGCAGGCCGTCTACGACCGTGTTGGCGGCACGCGCGAGCAGTGGCTCGATTACTGGCTGTACGCCTAG
- a CDS encoding CGNR zinc finger domain-containing protein: MEGGFDYSAGPQSGGREPAPGELGLVQAFVNSHYDLAHEHGAELLHSPSALASWLEARGLLDRACAAKISRADLRRALDIREGLRAMLAANNGAAWDQQAVEKLNRAAAARPAVLIQFHRDGPSLELYERDIDGAFALLLGIVARAQLDGTWARFKACPGDDCGWAFYDYSRNQASAWCSMSVCGSRSKARAYRQRNRRRRSRR, from the coding sequence ATGGAGGGCGGCTTCGACTACAGCGCGGGCCCGCAGTCGGGCGGGCGCGAGCCGGCGCCCGGGGAACTCGGGCTCGTGCAGGCGTTCGTGAACTCGCATTACGACCTCGCACACGAGCACGGCGCCGAGCTCCTTCACTCTCCGAGCGCTCTGGCGTCCTGGCTCGAAGCACGGGGGCTGCTCGACCGTGCGTGCGCGGCGAAGATCTCGCGGGCGGACCTGCGGCGCGCACTCGACATCCGCGAGGGCCTGCGCGCGATGCTCGCCGCGAACAACGGTGCGGCCTGGGACCAGCAGGCCGTGGAAAAGCTCAACCGTGCTGCGGCGGCGCGTCCGGCGGTCCTGATTCAGTTCCATCGCGATGGGCCGAGCCTCGAGTTGTACGAGCGCGACATCGACGGCGCATTTGCGCTGCTTCTCGGGATCGTGGCGCGCGCGCAGCTCGACGGTACGTGGGCGCGCTTCAAGGCCTGCCCGGGGGACGACTGCGGCTGGGCCTTCTACGACTATTCCCGCAACCAGGCGAGCGCCTGGTGCTCCATGTCCGTCTGCGGCTCCCGGTCAAAGGCGCGCGCGTACCGGCAACGTAACCGGCGAAGGCGTTCACGACGGTGA
- a CDS encoding MBL fold metallo-hydrolase: protein MQITTHGEHLVKLTRLRAVNAYLVREEDGFTLVDTMIMRSGKQILDAARQHGGEIKRIALTHAHSDHVGSVDELAQSIPGVEVLISTRDARFIRGDKSLDPAEQEGKARGGFPKLKTQPARTFEPGERIGSLEVIAAPGHTPGHVAFLDTRDQTLIAGDAYTTIGGVHTSAKAPWQFPFAATATWHKPTEVQTARELRGLNPTRLAVGHGRVVENPGAAMEAAILEAS, encoded by the coding sequence TTGCAGATCACCACTCACGGCGAGCACCTCGTGAAGCTCACGCGCCTGCGGGCCGTGAACGCGTACCTCGTGCGGGAGGAGGACGGCTTCACCTTGGTCGACACCATGATCATGCGCAGCGGAAAGCAAATCCTCGACGCCGCGCGGCAGCACGGTGGCGAGATCAAGCGGATCGCGCTCACCCACGCGCACAGCGACCACGTGGGATCGGTCGACGAGCTGGCCCAGAGCATCCCGGGCGTGGAGGTCCTGATCTCCACCCGCGACGCGCGCTTCATCCGCGGGGACAAGAGCCTCGACCCGGCCGAGCAGGAGGGGAAGGCGCGCGGCGGCTTTCCGAAGTTGAAGACGCAACCCGCGCGCACGTTCGAGCCGGGAGAGAGAATCGGCTCGCTGGAAGTGATCGCCGCTCCGGGTCATACGCCAGGGCACGTCGCGTTCCTTGACACGCGCGACCAGACGCTGATCGCGGGCGACGCCTACACCACCATCGGCGGCGTGCACACCTCGGCGAAGGCGCCGTGGCAGTTTCCGTTCGCGGCCACCGCCACCTGGCACAAGCCCACCGAGGTGCAGACTGCCCGCGAGCTGCGCGGGCTCAACCCGACCCGGCTGGCCGTGGGTCACGGCCGGGTTGTGGAGAACCCGGGCGCTGCGATGGAGGCCGCGATCCTGGAAGCGAGCTGA
- a CDS encoding HAMP domain-containing sensor histidine kinase, whose protein sequence is MRRLALPSSLGARLSLAAAAAVAVAVALASVAGYFAVRAKLRGQVDQALESRADVVDGLRKFVLSAQQPGVLGAALPPPAFGGAAGYVQLVTPAGLLAGHPELRPGLPVTAAARQVAAGTRPGFLADQHAAGIHLRVLTAPIEPGYAVQIARPLTETDHTLRSLRLLLVGITGAGILLAAGLGWVVSRTALQPVRRFTEETEAVTGEPTGRRLTVEGDDEISRLARSFNTTLDALESSVESQRQLVADASHELRTPLASMRTNIQVLARANAMPQEERERLMRDVQLELDELTALVGDVVDLARGAQPDTLMQELRLDELIAACVEKARRRATGTEFAEELEPAVVRGDPDRLGRAIDNLLDNAAKWNRPGAPVDVALRRGTLTVRDYGPGIPEEDLPRVFDRFYRASDARGLPGSGLGLAIVRQVAEAHGASVAAANAEGGGAVLELAFPAEAVSMPATDERISSLPGSRPPSQRPGSPQPGRDPRPAGSG, encoded by the coding sequence ATGAGACGCCTGGCCCTCCCCTCGTCGCTCGGGGCCCGCCTGTCGCTCGCGGCGGCGGCGGCCGTGGCAGTGGCCGTGGCGCTCGCCTCGGTGGCGGGGTACTTCGCGGTGAGGGCGAAGCTGCGCGGCCAGGTGGACCAGGCGCTCGAGAGTCGCGCCGACGTCGTGGACGGGCTACGCAAGTTCGTCCTGAGCGCCCAGCAGCCGGGCGTGCTGGGTGCGGCGCTGCCGCCGCCCGCGTTCGGAGGTGCGGCCGGATACGTCCAGCTCGTCACTCCCGCGGGCCTTCTCGCCGGGCATCCGGAGCTGCGTCCCGGCTTGCCGGTCACCGCCGCGGCGCGGCAGGTGGCCGCGGGCACGCGTCCGGGCTTCCTCGCGGATCAGCACGCCGCCGGAATCCATCTTCGCGTGCTCACGGCGCCAATCGAGCCTGGCTACGCGGTTCAGATCGCGCGTCCGCTCACCGAGACCGACCACACCCTCCGCTCACTCCGCCTGCTGCTGGTGGGCATCACCGGCGCCGGGATCCTGCTTGCCGCGGGCCTTGGGTGGGTGGTGTCGCGCACAGCGCTGCAGCCCGTGCGCCGCTTCACCGAGGAGACGGAAGCCGTAACGGGCGAACCCACGGGGCGCCGGCTCACCGTCGAGGGCGACGACGAGATCAGCCGGCTGGCGCGCAGCTTCAACACCACGCTCGACGCGCTCGAGAGCTCGGTGGAGTCCCAGCGGCAGCTTGTGGCGGACGCCTCGCACGAGCTGCGGACGCCGCTTGCCAGCATGCGTACCAACATCCAGGTCCTCGCGCGCGCGAACGCGATGCCGCAGGAGGAGCGCGAGAGGCTCATGCGCGACGTGCAGCTCGAGCTCGACGAGCTCACCGCGCTCGTGGGCGACGTGGTCGACCTCGCGCGCGGCGCGCAGCCTGACACGCTGATGCAGGAGTTGCGGCTCGACGAGCTCATCGCCGCGTGCGTTGAAAAGGCCCGCCGCCGCGCCACGGGCACCGAGTTCGCCGAGGAGCTCGAGCCGGCCGTGGTGCGCGGCGATCCCGACCGGCTCGGGCGCGCCATCGACAACCTGCTCGACAACGCGGCCAAGTGGAACCGGCCGGGAGCCCCCGTGGACGTGGCTCTTCGGCGCGGCACGCTAACGGTGCGCGACTACGGGCCGGGGATACCCGAGGAGGACCTCCCGCGCGTGTTCGACCGCTTCTACCGCGCGAGCGATGCCCGCGGCCTGCCCGGTTCCGGCCTCGGCCTCGCCATCGTGCGCCAGGTGGCGGAGGCGCACGGCGCCTCAGTTGCGGCCGCCAACGCCGAGGGCGGGGGCGCGGTGCTCGAGCTGGCGTTCCCGGCCGAAGCCGTATCGATGCCCGCCACCGACGAGCGGATCAGCTCGCTTCCAGGATCGCGGCCTCCATCGCAGCGCCCGGGTTCTCCACAACCCGGCCGTGACCCACGGCCAGCCGGGTCGGGTTGA
- a CDS encoding response regulator transcription factor, whose translation MSVRVLVADDERAVRESLRRALVLEGYEVELASGGREALDTVGSGRADVVVLDVLMPDMDGLEVCRRLRQGGDRVPVLMLTARDAVSDRVEGLEAGADDYLVKPFDLDELIARLRALLRRTLGTDGHDQLRFADLMLDANAHEARRGERRIELTRTEFLLLELFMLNPRRVLSRSLIHERVWGYDFGPASNSLGVYVGYLRRKLEAGGESRLIHTVRGVGYVLRAE comes from the coding sequence ATGAGCGTACGGGTTCTTGTTGCGGACGACGAGCGCGCGGTACGTGAGTCGCTGCGGCGCGCGCTCGTCCTGGAGGGCTATGAGGTGGAGCTCGCGTCCGGTGGGCGCGAGGCGCTCGACACGGTAGGCAGCGGCCGCGCCGACGTGGTGGTGCTCGACGTCCTGATGCCGGACATGGACGGCCTCGAGGTGTGCCGGCGTCTGCGCCAGGGCGGCGACCGCGTTCCGGTCCTCATGCTCACCGCGCGCGACGCGGTGTCCGACCGCGTGGAGGGACTCGAGGCGGGGGCGGACGACTACCTCGTGAAGCCGTTCGACCTCGACGAGCTGATCGCCCGCCTGCGCGCGCTCCTGCGCCGTACGCTCGGTACCGATGGCCACGATCAGCTCCGCTTTGCCGACCTCATGCTCGACGCCAACGCGCACGAGGCCCGCCGCGGCGAGCGGCGCATCGAGCTCACGCGCACCGAGTTCCTGCTGCTCGAGCTGTTCATGCTCAACCCGCGCCGCGTGCTGTCCCGCTCGCTCATCCACGAGCGCGTGTGGGGTTACGACTTCGGTCCGGCATCGAACTCTCTTGGCGTGTACGTCGGCTACCTGCGCCGCAAGCTCGAGGCGGGCGGCGAGTCGCGCCTGATCCACACGGTGCGCGGCGTGGGGTATGTGTTGAGAGCGGAATGA
- a CDS encoding aquaporin, protein MASRTDDAHRRWRALLALEYPAIQDFDDPTLEWRRLFSEILGTFMLVMAGAGAPMVNAASGGQISRTAAVAAPGLTVMAIILFMGAVSGAHLNPVVTIAFGLRSDFPWRRSVGYIVAQLMGASLAILFLRAVIGNVAELGATVAGAGIHDWQAMLIELALTAGLVSTILGTASGAQNVGALSAVAVGGYIVLAGLWASPISGASMNPARSFAPDLIRGDFGGFWIYLVGPFAGALLAVLFAIVLRGPGGSIISRAAGSGKLS, encoded by the coding sequence ATGGCGAGTAGGACGGATGACGCGCATCGCCGCTGGCGTGCGCTCCTCGCTCTCGAGTATCCAGCGATCCAGGACTTCGACGATCCCACGCTCGAGTGGCGGCGGCTCTTCTCCGAGATCCTCGGCACCTTCATGCTGGTGATGGCCGGGGCGGGCGCGCCGATGGTGAACGCGGCCAGCGGTGGTCAGATCAGCCGCACGGCCGCGGTGGCCGCTCCGGGGCTCACGGTGATGGCGATCATCCTCTTCATGGGCGCGGTATCTGGCGCCCACCTCAACCCGGTCGTGACGATCGCGTTCGGGCTGCGCTCGGACTTCCCGTGGCGGCGTTCGGTCGGCTACATCGTCGCCCAGCTCATGGGGGCGTCGCTCGCGATCCTGTTCCTGCGCGCGGTGATCGGCAACGTGGCCGAGCTGGGAGCCACGGTGGCGGGGGCCGGTATCCACGACTGGCAGGCGATGCTGATCGAGCTGGCCCTCACCGCCGGGCTCGTGAGCACGATCCTCGGCACCGCATCTGGCGCACAGAATGTGGGCGCGCTTTCCGCCGTGGCCGTGGGCGGCTACATCGTGCTCGCCGGGCTGTGGGCGAGTCCGATCAGCGGCGCGTCGATGAACCCGGCACGATCGTTTGCGCCCGACCTGATCCGCGGCGACTTCGGCGGCTTCTGGATCTACCTCGTCGGACCCTTCGCCGGCGCGCTGCTGGCGGTTCTGTTCGCGATCGTCCTGCGTGGGCCAGGCGGCAGCATCATCAGCCGCGCGGCGGGTAGCGGCAAGCTCAGCTGA
- a CDS encoding 1-acyl-sn-glycerol-3-phosphate acyltransferase, which yields MNPLVYWIVRGVLQPLMLIYFRLTRMGRDHVPKEGGVLLAPNHRSFLDPFVIGICVSRPAYFMAKQELFQNRLQAWLLNCLGAFPVRRGEADEEAMQTARMLLERGETVLVFPEGTRIRKGSLGKPKRGVGRLALETGVPVVPIAVIGTENTRRGWKIRPAKVKVRLGRPLTFPRVDHPSPRLAAEVTERIWPCVELQWEWLGGLPPMRKAAIVGAGSMGTAIATLLARAGIEVQLGCRTQATAERIQEQRENERLPGVELPDEVKVSTVAAIEFGGVDLVCFAVPSRDLPAAVAQVGAKVGQRSAVLVLSKGLVPPLGLTPTSYVAERIPARAVGTLGGPAHAAEAVRHGASVVLASSDANFRAQLSKILQDAGLDVETTDDVAGAELAACAKNAATLAAAAAATSGMNAAGAAASRVFAEMHRLALHSGGRTETFMGLAGTGDLVGTTLADHSRNRRAGELLGRGMPADQIAAMLEGTPESLDAVPLLVRAFEEAGLEAPATNDLGALIDGRLDAEEWVASVRARKAGGRWRERATAGSRG from the coding sequence GTGAACCCGCTCGTGTACTGGATCGTCCGCGGCGTGCTCCAGCCGCTGATGCTCATCTACTTCCGGCTCACCCGCATGGGCCGCGACCACGTGCCGAAGGAGGGCGGCGTCCTGCTCGCGCCGAACCACCGCAGCTTCCTCGATCCCTTCGTGATCGGCATCTGCGTGAGCCGGCCGGCCTACTTCATGGCGAAGCAGGAGCTGTTCCAGAACCGGCTGCAGGCTTGGCTCCTCAACTGCCTTGGGGCTTTCCCGGTGCGGCGCGGCGAGGCCGACGAGGAGGCGATGCAGACGGCGCGGATGCTGCTCGAGCGCGGCGAGACCGTGCTCGTGTTCCCTGAGGGCACGCGCATCCGCAAGGGCTCGCTCGGCAAGCCCAAGCGCGGGGTGGGCCGCCTCGCGCTCGAGACCGGCGTGCCGGTCGTGCCCATCGCCGTGATCGGCACCGAGAACACGCGCCGCGGCTGGAAGATCCGGCCCGCGAAGGTGAAGGTGCGCCTGGGCCGCCCGCTCACCTTCCCGCGCGTGGACCATCCCTCGCCGCGTCTGGCCGCCGAGGTGACCGAGCGCATCTGGCCCTGCGTGGAGCTCCAGTGGGAGTGGCTAGGCGGACTGCCGCCGATGCGCAAGGCGGCGATCGTGGGCGCCGGCTCGATGGGCACCGCGATCGCGACCCTTCTTGCGCGCGCCGGCATCGAGGTGCAGCTCGGCTGCCGCACGCAGGCCACCGCCGAACGCATTCAGGAGCAGCGCGAGAACGAGCGCCTGCCCGGCGTGGAGCTTCCCGACGAGGTGAAGGTCTCCACCGTCGCGGCCATCGAGTTCGGCGGCGTGGACCTCGTGTGCTTCGCGGTGCCGTCGCGTGATCTGCCCGCTGCCGTGGCCCAGGTTGGGGCGAAGGTGGGACAGCGCAGCGCCGTGCTCGTGCTCTCGAAGGGCCTCGTCCCGCCGCTCGGCCTCACGCCCACCAGCTACGTCGCGGAGCGGATCCCCGCACGTGCTGTGGGAACGCTGGGCGGGCCCGCCCACGCGGCCGAGGCCGTGCGTCACGGCGCGTCGGTGGTGCTCGCGTCGAGCGACGCGAACTTCCGCGCGCAGCTCTCGAAGATCCTGCAGGACGCCGGACTCGACGTGGAGACCACGGACGACGTGGCCGGTGCCGAGCTCGCGGCTTGCGCGAAGAACGCGGCCACGCTCGCGGCGGCCGCGGCCGCCACCAGCGGCATGAACGCGGCGGGCGCCGCCGCCTCGCGCGTGTTCGCCGAGATGCACAGGCTGGCGCTTCACTCCGGTGGCCGCACCGAGACCTTCATGGGCCTGGCCGGCACCGGCGATCTCGTGGGCACCACGCTCGCGGATCACAGCCGCAACCGGCGCGCCGGCGAGCTGCTCGGCCGCGGCATGCCGGCCGACCAGATCGCCGCGATGCTGGAGGGCACCCCGGAGAGCCTCGACGCTGTGCCGCTGCTCGTCCGCGCATTCGAGGAGGCGGGCCTGGAGGCGCCCGCGACCAACGATCTCGGTGCGCTGATCGACGGCCGCCTCGATGCCGAGGAGTGGGTTGCGAGCGTGAGGGCTCGCAAGGCCGGGGGACGCTGGCGCGAGCGCGCCACCGCTGGCTCGCGAGGGTAG
- a CDS encoding sigma-70 family RNA polymerase sigma factor, producing MAGLADKAALDREFEELYRAHLRDVYSYAYYRVGNHHDAEDLTEQTFLQAYRHFERAQRESQGRPLRPWLIRIAHNLAANYYRDRSRKPQTQLEDAAVVSEPHPTAELVEQREELEEVLAGVANLPDDRREALIMRFALDMDNREIARALGRTEGATKVLIHRAIRQLEESLKAEEPA from the coding sequence GTGGCCGGGCTCGCGGACAAGGCAGCCCTCGACCGCGAGTTCGAGGAGCTCTACAGGGCACACCTGCGGGACGTGTACAGCTACGCGTACTACCGCGTCGGCAACCATCACGACGCCGAGGACCTCACCGAGCAAACCTTCCTTCAGGCCTACCGCCATTTCGAGCGGGCGCAGCGCGAGTCACAGGGGAGGCCGCTGCGGCCGTGGCTCATCCGCATCGCCCACAACCTCGCCGCGAACTACTACCGGGACCGCTCGCGCAAGCCGCAGACTCAGCTCGAGGACGCCGCCGTGGTGTCCGAGCCGCACCCCACGGCAGAGCTCGTGGAGCAGCGCGAGGAGCTGGAGGAGGTGCTCGCGGGCGTGGCGAATCTTCCCGATGACCGTCGCGAGGCTCTGATCATGAGGTTCGCTCTCGACATGGACAACCGCGAAATCGCCCGCGCCCTGGGGCGCACCGAAGGCGCGACCAAGGTGCTCATACATCGAGCGATCAGGCAATTGGAGGAGAGCCTGAAGGCAGAGGAGCCAGCTTGA
- a CDS encoding cysteine desulfurase-like protein, which translates to MNRERFPGLLDGWARFDAPAGAQPVDSAIDAVADFMRSGAVANQGGAFEAGERTDALVAEARAAAARFVGGEPDSLVLGPSMTTLTFSFAAAVGRSLSPGDELVCTQLDHDGNVAPWLIAAERSGATVRFAAPDPHTLELPASAIEAVLSERTRWVAVTAASNAVGTVPELDRIAAAARSAGARVYVDAVHAAPHRRLDAGALGCDALVCSAYKWFGPHQSLLWVRPEVLAELAPDRLRPAPSIDPWRWETGTPPFELMAGMIAAARYLEDTGLEAIRAYEEPLFERMRDGLAAIDGVTVYGAARDRVPTLMFTVAGRTPREVAAALAAERVAVWHGNYYAFELSTLLGLEPDGAVRAGIVHYNDEDDVQRLLDAVERAAGKGS; encoded by the coding sequence TTGAACCGCGAGCGCTTCCCGGGCCTGTTGGACGGCTGGGCACGCTTCGACGCCCCCGCCGGTGCCCAGCCGGTGGATTCCGCGATCGACGCGGTAGCCGACTTCATGCGGTCCGGCGCGGTGGCGAACCAGGGCGGCGCCTTCGAGGCGGGCGAGCGCACCGACGCTCTCGTGGCCGAGGCGCGCGCCGCCGCAGCGCGCTTCGTCGGCGGGGAGCCCGACAGCCTCGTGCTGGGGCCGAGCATGACCACGCTCACCTTCTCGTTCGCGGCCGCGGTGGGGCGCTCACTCTCGCCGGGCGACGAGTTGGTATGCACGCAGCTCGACCACGACGGCAACGTTGCGCCCTGGCTGATCGCCGCCGAACGCTCGGGCGCGACCGTGCGCTTCGCCGCGCCGGATCCCCACACGCTGGAGCTCCCGGCGTCCGCGATTGAGGCGGTGCTGTCGGAACGCACGCGCTGGGTGGCGGTCACCGCCGCGAGCAATGCGGTGGGCACCGTGCCCGAGCTCGACCGCATAGCGGCGGCCGCGCGCTCCGCCGGGGCGCGGGTGTACGTGGACGCGGTGCACGCGGCGCCGCACCGCAGGCTCGACGCCGGCGCGCTCGGGTGCGACGCTCTCGTGTGCTCGGCTTACAAGTGGTTCGGCCCGCACCAGTCGCTCCTCTGGGTGCGGCCGGAGGTGCTGGCCGAGCTCGCGCCCGACAGGCTGCGCCCTGCGCCGTCCATCGACCCGTGGCGCTGGGAGACGGGCACGCCGCCGTTTGAGCTGATGGCGGGCATGATCGCCGCGGCGCGCTACCTCGAGGACACCGGCCTCGAGGCGATCCGCGCCTATGAGGAGCCGCTGTTCGAGCGCATGCGCGACGGGCTCGCCGCGATCGACGGCGTGACGGTGTACGGCGCGGCGCGCGATCGGGTGCCCACGCTCATGTTCACCGTGGCGGGCCGGACTCCGCGCGAGGTGGCAGCCGCGCTTGCCGCCGAGCGCGTGGCCGTGTGGCACGGCAACTACTACGCCTTCGAGCTGTCCACCCTGCTCGGCCTCGAGCCCGACGGCGCCGTGCGCGCCGGCATCGTCCACTACAACGACGAGGACGACGTGCAGCGCCTGCTCGACGCAGTGGAGCGCGCTGCGGGCAAAGGTTCCTGA
- a CDS encoding DUF4383 domain-containing protein, whose translation MQQRSPAENCALLLGVLLVAAGVVGFFYNGTFTSNERVHDEMFGIFSVNGWSNTLNIALGIWGLAVASSWSGARAYGYGAGLLLIALAIWGFVLGSGQSILSIIPVNAANNWARLVLGVAAVIAAVITSPEPAPTTLRTAT comes from the coding sequence TTGCAACAACGCTCACCCGCCGAGAACTGCGCGCTGCTGCTCGGCGTACTGCTCGTGGCCGCAGGCGTGGTCGGCTTCTTCTACAACGGCACCTTCACGAGCAACGAGCGCGTCCACGACGAGATGTTCGGCATCTTCAGCGTGAACGGCTGGAGCAACACGCTGAACATCGCGCTCGGGATCTGGGGGCTCGCCGTCGCATCCTCCTGGTCGGGCGCGCGCGCGTACGGATACGGCGCCGGGCTTCTCCTCATCGCGCTCGCCATATGGGGATTCGTCCTCGGCTCCGGGCAGTCGATCCTCAGCATCATCCCGGTGAATGCCGCCAACAACTGGGCGCGGCTGGTGCTCGGTGTGGCCGCCGTCATCGCTGCGGTGATCACGTCGCCAGAGCCGGCACCCACCACTCTGCGGACGGCCACTTGA
- a CDS encoding sigma-70 family RNA polymerase sigma factor, whose protein sequence is MKQTADLTRLADEELMHVAQGGDPRAFEVLYDRHGGAAFSLAYRMVGTRAVAEDIVQESFLAIWRSKVRYERDRGSVRAWVLGIVHHRTIDALRRNLVHDRRRASAEGIEERQQAPELTDVEAVRREEAREVRAALSTLPGEQSRVIELAYYGGFTHTQIAEMLGEPVGTVKGRMRLGLAKMRRQMTGEVA, encoded by the coding sequence TTGAAGCAGACAGCCGACCTCACCCGCCTCGCCGACGAGGAGCTGATGCACGTCGCGCAGGGTGGTGACCCGCGCGCGTTCGAGGTGCTGTACGACCGGCACGGCGGCGCGGCGTTCTCGCTCGCCTACCGGATGGTGGGCACACGCGCGGTGGCGGAGGACATCGTGCAGGAGTCGTTCCTCGCTATCTGGCGCAGCAAGGTGCGCTACGAGCGCGACCGTGGGAGCGTGCGCGCGTGGGTGCTCGGGATCGTCCACCACCGGACGATCGACGCGCTCAGGCGCAACCTCGTGCACGACCGCCGCCGGGCGAGCGCGGAGGGGATCGAGGAGCGGCAGCAGGCGCCGGAACTGACCGACGTGGAGGCGGTCCGGCGGGAGGAGGCCAGGGAGGTGAGGGCGGCGCTTTCCACGCTGCCCGGAGAGCAATCGCGCGTGATCGAGCTGGCCTATTACGGCGGCTTCACCCACACGCAGATAGCCGAGATGCTGGGCGAGCCGGTGGGAACCGTGAAGGGCAGGATGCGCCTGGGGCTCGCGAAGATGCGGAGGCAGATGACGGGAGAGGTGGCATGA